In Oryza sativa Japonica Group chromosome 2, ASM3414082v1, the following are encoded in one genomic region:
- the LOC9267023 gene encoding conserved oligomeric Golgi complex subunit 4, protein MAVASYPLPIPRSPRPDAALPPDASTDTAPSLDFGDPASVVALRALTDAGAATRLLHECVAYQRALDARLDALLARRPDLDRAAASLLRSAPPLLSLAASDAAALRDSSSSTAALAEALSSRVRHLDAAHSRAEAALARAEAALDRSRALDAARRALAADDLTAAATAAHDFLAIDARFPTDDDLRRDLLDIKRRLEGLARRRLADAVDALNHPAVLRLVRLFPLLALADEGLQVYVAYLKKVVALRARADFEHLAELTSATQPTSERPDFVGCLTRLFKDIVLAVEENDAVLRELRGEDGVAYAIIELQEECDSRGTQILRRYADYRKLARLASDINSYTKNLLSVVSSVANAAGGNEGPDPREVELYLEEILSLTQLGEDYTEFMVNKIRGLRDVKPELGPQAMKSFRNGSFNKMVQDLTGFYVILEEFFMVENVRKAIRIDEPVPDGLTTSMVDDVFFVLQSCCRRAASTASINSIFAVLGGAASLLSNEYQEALQWRMREPNLGAKLFLGGVGVQKTGEEIATALNNMDVSSEYVLKLRHEIEELCSEAFHAPADREKIKSCLSELGEISASFKKILHSGLEHLVASVAPRVRPVLDTVATVSYELDDAEYGENEVNDPWVQKLLLTVNTNVAWLQPVMTSNNYDSFVHLIIDFIVKRLEVIMMQKRFSQLGGLQLDKEVRSLINHFSEMSQRPVRDKFSRLSQMSTILNFERVSEILDFWGDNAGHLTWLLTPAEVRRVLGLRIDFRPEAIAALRL, encoded by the exons ATGGCTGTGGCGTCCTACCCCTTGCCCATCCCGCGCTCCCCACGCCCCGATGCCGCGCTGCCCCCCGACGCCTCCACCGACACCGCCCCGTCCCTCGACTTCGGCGACCCGgcctccgtcgtcgccctcCGCGCCCtcaccgacgccggcgccgccacccgccTCCTCCACGAGTGCGTCGCCTACCAGCGCGCCCTCGACGCCCGCCTCGACGcgctcctcgcccgccgccccgacctcgaccgcgccgccgcctcccttctccgctccgccccgccgctcctctcgctcgccgcctccgacgccgccgcgctcagggactcctcctcctccaccgccgcgctggCCGAGGCGCTCTCCTCCCGCGTGCGCCACCTCGACGCCGCGCACTCCAGGGCGGAGGCCGCCCTCGCGCGCGCCGAGGCGGCGCTCGATAGGTCCCGCGCGCTCGACGCCGCACGCCGTGCTCTGGCGGCGGATGATCTCacggccgctgccaccgccgcgcaCGACTTCCTCGCCATCGACGCCCGGTTCCCCACCGATGACGACCTCCGCCGCGACCTTCTGGACATCAAGCGCAGGCTGGAGGGGCTCGCGCGCCGAAGGCTGGCGGATGCTGTGGACGCGCTGAACCATCCCGCCGTTCTccgcctcgtccgcctcttCCCTCTCCTCGCTCTCGCTGATGAGGGATTGCAGGTCTATGTCGCCTACCTCAAGAAGGTCGTCGCCCTGCGCGCTCGTGCCGACTTCGAGCACCTAGCTGAGTTAACCTCTGCAACACAGCCTACTTCAGAGCGGCCTGATTTTGTTGGCTGCCTTACCCGTCTCTTCAAGGACATTGTCCTGGCCGTTGAGGAGAATGATGCTGTGCTTCGTGAACTCAGAGGTGAGGATGGTGTTGCCTATGCCATCATTGAGCTGCAGGAGGAGTGTGATTCCCGGGGCACACAGATACTGCGCCGATATGCTGATTACAGGAAACTTGCACGTCTTGCCTCGGATATAAACTCATATACCAAGAACCTCCTCTCTGTGGTGAGTTCTGTGGCCAATGCTGCAGGGGGCAATGAAGGGCCTGACCCCAGGGAGGTCGAGCTCTATCTTGAGGAGATTCTGTCACTGACACAGCTTGGTGAAGACTATACTGAATTTATGGTGAATAAGATTCGTGGATTGCGAGATGTCAAACCTGAGCTGGGACCACAAGCGATGAAGTCCTTCCGGAATGGTAGCTTCAATAAAATGGTGCAGGATTTAACTGGGTTTTATGTGATCCTGGAAGAATTCTTCATGGTTGAGAATGTAAGGAAAGCCATCCGGATTGATGAACCAGTGCCTGATGGTCTCACAACATCAATGGTGGATGATGTGTTCTTCGTACTGCAGAGTTGCTGCCGAAGAGCAGCATCCACTGCAAGTATAAACTCAATTTTTGCAGTGCTTGGTGGGGCGGCGAGCCTACTGAGCAATGAGTACCAGGAAGCACTGCAATGGAGGATGAGGGAACCAAACTTGGGTGCAAAGCTCTTTCTTGGTGGTGTTGGTGTTCAGAAGACTGGTGAGGAGATTGCAACTGCGCTGAACAACATGGATGTTAGCTCAGAGTATGTCCTGAAGCTCCGTCATGAGATTGAGGAGCTCTGTTCAGAG GCTTTTCATGCTCCTGCTGACCGAGAGAAAATCAAATCCTGTTTATCTGAGCTAGGTGAGATCAGTGCTTCCTTCAAGAAGATCCTTCATTCTGGACTGGAGCATTTAGTGGCATCTGTGGCACCCCGTGTTCGTCCTGTTCTGGACACTGTTGCCACTGTCAGTTATGAGCTGGATGATGCCGAATATGGAGAAAATGAGGTGAATGATCCATGGGTGCAGAAGCTTCTCCTTACAGTTAATACTAATGTTGCATGGCTCCAGCCCGTGATGACATCAAACAACTATGATTCCTTTGTGCACTTAATCATCGACTTCATTGTCAAGAGGCTTGAAGTGATAATGATGCAGAAGAGGTTCAGCCAGCTTGGTGGGCTCCAGCTCGACAAGGAGGTACGCTCCCTGATCAACCATTTCTCGGAAATGTCACAGAGACCAGTCCGAGACAAGTTCTCAAGACTTTCCCAGATGTCAACAATTCTGAATTTTGAGCGGGTATCGGAGATACTGGATTTCTGGGGTGACAATGCCGGGCATCTGACATGGCTTTTGACACCAGCAGAGGTTAGGAGGGTGTTAGGGCTTCGGATTGACTTCAGGCCTGAAGCAATTGCTGCCTTGAGACTTTAA